TATTGTGGTAAATCCCCGGTGCACGTCGCTCAAAGAGAGATAGCACGAGCACCACACCACACGCACGCGCCACCTCGCCAAAGTGCGCGGTCGAGGGTCCGGGGATCGATTCGGCCATGTCGAAGACGGCGGTGTCCTCCGTCTGACAGAAATAGAGGCCGTTGTGCAGCTCCTGAAGCACCACGAGCTCGGCACCTTCGGCGGCACACGTCCGGATAGCGTCCGTAAGGCGGGCGATGTTGTCGGCCATGTCGGCCTTGTTATGCTGTTGAATGAGTCCAATTTTCATCGTTCAAATAGGGATTAAAGAGGGGAATATTCGTCCGACTCCGCGTCATCGTCGTCGGTATAGACGTTGAGCACGCCCGCAGGATACTGCATGGTGGCGCAATGGATGGCACCGCCTTGCTGGATGAGTGGCAGGCAGTCCACACTGATGATTTCGCGGTCGGGGAAAGCTGTTTGGAGAACCTCTCGAGCCTGTTCGTCCAGCTCGTCGTTACCGTAGGCAGGCACCAGCACGGCACCGTTTAGGATGAGGAAGTTCGCATACGTGGCTGGCAGCTGATAGCCGTCCTCGTCAAAGACAGGCTCAGCCATTGGCAGCGAAATGAGGCGGTAGGGCTTCCCCTCGGCCGTGCGTAGGGCGAGGAGTTCGCGCTCCATGGCCAGTAGCTCGTCGAAATGGCTGTCGTCTGGGTCGGTGCACTGTACATAGGCGATCGTTTCCGGGTCGCAGAAACGCGCCAAGGTGTCCACGTGGCCGTCCGTGTCGTCACCTTCGAGGTATCCGTTCTCCAGAATAAGAATACGGTCAGCATCGAATATGCCCTTTATGATGCCCATGATCGTATCTTTTGACAGGCGCTCGTTGCGGTTCTTAGAAAAGATGCAGCTGGCGGTGGTAAGCACTGTGCCACATCCATCGGACTCAATGCTGCCGCCCTCCAGCACGAAGGGAGGACTAAAGACTTTGATACCGGGGGCGAAGGCCTGGCCGCTTTCCATCTCGGAGACGATCTGGTTGTCGTAGTTGGCTGGATACTTCATCCCCCAGCCGTTAAAGATGAAATTGAAGACCGCGGGTTTGTCGTTGTTTGTGACAGTGATGCCGCCATGATCGCGCGCCCAGGTGTCGTTGGTGCCCCTGACTTCACAGATGTGAATGCGATCCTGATCGAGGTCTTCGATGTAGGGATGGACGATGTCGGCACTCGGGGTGACAATCATCACGGGCTCGAAGCGGATGATTTCGCGGACAATGCGGGCGTAGCATTGTGAGATCTCGTCGAGCATAGGCTCCCAGTCGGTGCCGCTGTGCGGCCACGTGAGCTGTATGCCGCTTTGGGGCTCCCATTCGGCGGGGAGGACGACAAGCGGCAGATTCTCCTCGTCTGATTCAGGCGTTGAGTTGGCTTTCGGTTCTTTCTGATTGTTCATTGGATGAGGGGTTTTGCGACTCTGGTCGGATGCTGAACTCGCATCCGCAGTAGTTCTGGTTATAAAAGTTGTATTCCTTGATCAGTGCGTTGCGGCGATCGCTGAGGCCACCCTTGCGCCAGTTCTGCGCCCAGAAGGTGAGCCCCGGATAGCGCGCTGCAGCCGCTTCACCGGCCGCGGTGATCTGCTCGAGGCTCTTCCAACGCGACGAGGCGAGGGTGGTGGTGAAGACGGGGAAGTCGTGTTCGTGTGCGTAGCGGGCCACGGTCTCGAGCCGCACCGCGAAGCACATCTGACAGCGGGCGCCGCGCTCCGGTTCGTGCTCCAAGCCACGGACGCGCTGGCGCCAAGCCGCGTGGTCATAGTCTGCATCGGTGAAGGGGACACCGAGGCGCAGGGCGTGGCGCTGGAGCTCGGCCTTGCGTTTGGTGTACTCCTCGAGGGGGAAGATGTTCGGGTTGCAAAAGATCAGCGTCGGGTGCAGCCCGTGGGCCAGCATCCACTCCAAGATGGCGCTGGAGCAGGGTGCACAGCAGGCGTGGAGCAGCACGCGGTCGGCACCGTCGGGGACGATAAAGGGGGATTTCTTCTGTTTCATGTTCTGGGGTGGGGACGAGTTATTCCGAGCCACTTCTTAATGCGGGTGCGGCGTAAGCGATGGGTCGATGGAGGGGGTATGATAGTCGCGGCAGAATGTCTGCCGACGCCTTCATGGGGTATGATAGCCTCGGCAGAATGTCTGCCGGCATACTCATGGGGTGTGATAGCCTCGGCAGAATGTCTGCCGGCACACTCATGGGGTATGATAGTCGCGGCAGAATGTCTGCCGACGCCTTCATGGGGTATGATAGCCCCGGCAGAATGTCTGCCGGCACACTCATGGGGTATGATAGCCTCGGCAGAATGTCTGCCGGCACACTCATGGGGTATGATAGCCCCGGCGACAGTGTCGCCGGCACACTCATGGGGTATGATAGCCCCGGCGACAGTGTCGCCAGCATGCTCATGGGGTGTGGTAGCCCCGGCGACAGTGTCGCCAGCACGATCATGGGGTGTGGTAGCCCCGGCGACAGTGTCGCCAGCATACTCATGGGGTGTGGTAGCCTCGGCGACAGTGTCGCCAGCATACTCATGGGGTGTGATAGCCCCGGCGACAGTGTCGCCAGCACGCTCATGGGGTGTGATAGCCCCGGCGACAGTGTCGCCAGCATACTCATGGGGTGTGATAGCCCCGGCGACAGTGTCGCCGGCATGCTCATGGGGTGTGGTAGCCCCGGCGACAGTGTCGCCTGCGTATGATTCATCGATACCCGATCCACTTTACGATCTCCTTCAGGTTCGGTTTCTTGCCATAAAGCAGGATGCCGACGCGGTAAATGCGGCCCGAGAGCCAGACCACGCCCAGGGCTGTGGCGTAGAGCAGGGCGATGGATAGCAGGGGCTGCCAGAGGGGAATGTCGAACGGCAGGCGCATCATCATCACCACGGGCGAGGTCAGCGGGATGAGGGAGCACCAGAAGGCCAGCGGGCCGTCGGGGTTGTCGAGGCTGTAAATGCCGGCGTAGAGGGCGAAGATGAGCACCATCATCACGGGCATCATGAACTGCTGAGCGTCCTCGGGGTGATCGATCACGGAGCCAATGGCGGCGAAGAGGGAGGCGTAGAGCAAGTATCCGCCCACGAAGTAGGCCGCGAAGGAGAGCAGGAGCAACGGCAGGTTGAAGGAGCTGAGCGCCGCCATCCATTCGGCCGTCTGGGCCACGTCGGCGGGCGCTGCGGCGGTGTCGGTCGGGGTGACTGCGGCGCCGGTGAGGGCTGTGATGGCCCCGACGCCGACCAGGGTCAGCACGCCCCAGAGTAGGAGCTGGGTGAGTCCGACGAGTCCGATGCCGATGATCTTACCCGCCATCAGGTCGAAGGGCCGCACGGAGGAGACCATCAGCTCGACGATGCGGTTCGTCTTCTCTTCCGACACGCCCTGCATGACCATCGACCCGTAGAGGGTGATGAACATGTAGACGGCCAGGGTGAAGACGATGCCGATGATGTAGGCCAGTTGGGTGGAGGAGGTGCTCTCGGAGCCGTCGTCGTTCAGCTTGACGGTGCGGATCTGGTAATCCACGCGGCTGTCACGGACGATCTGCTCAAGGTTGGGGATGCCATAGGCGGCCATCTTGTCGTGCTCCATGCGCTGGCGGAGCGTCTCGTTGACTAAGCGCGAGAGGTCGGCGGGGATTTGCTGGCGGGAATAGAGCGTGGCGGCCGAGGAGTCGCGGAGCAGGTCGTCGGTGACTTCCAACGTGGCGAAGGGGTCGTCGGTCCGCGTGGTGACGAAGCGATAGCCATCGGTGTCGGTGAAGAGCGGTGCGTAGCGTCCGGTGTGGTCGATGACGGCCACGGTGCGCACGTCATCGGCTCGGAACGAGGCCAGCCAGAGTGGCACGAAGATCATACCGATCATCAGCAGGGGCGTGAGTAGCGTGAGCAGCAGGAAGGATTTCTTGCGTACGCGGAAGAGGTACTCGCGGCGGATGATCAGGGGGAGGGTAGAGGGTAGAGGATAGAGGGTAGAGGGTAGAGGGTAGAGGGTAGACATATTGAATAGGGGGTTAGAGGGTAGAGGGTGGAGAGTAGAGGGTAGAGGGTGGAGGGTAGAGGGTAGACATATTGAATAGGGGGTTAGAGGGTAGAGGGTGGAGAGTAGAGGGTAGAGGGTAGAGGGTGGAGGATAGAGGGTGGAGGATAGAGGGTGGAGGGTAGAGGGTAGAGGGTGGAGGATAGAGGGTGGAGTCAATAGTATTTGGATAGCGTTTTGATCATGCTGCTGATCATGCGTCCTACTTCTGTTGAGAGTTCGATGTGTTGTCTCAGATGTGCCTCGGTGATATATCCGACTCGATAGCAGATTTCGACTTGGGTCTCTAATTCGACGCGTGATCCTTGGGCGTATTGTAGGAAGTGCACCATTTCTTTTGGGCCTCGTGCATTCCCTTCGGCGATATTGGAGGGAATAGATACCGCAGAGCGCCTCATCTGATCTCCGATTGCGAATTTCTCTTCTCGAGGAAGAAGCAGGGTAAGGCGATAGGCATACACCGCCAGTTGCATTGCCCTTTCCCAAACGATTAATTCTCGGAAACTCTTTCCAGCCATATCCTGTGTCTGTCGTCTTGTGATCTCAAACGTAGAAGGCGCATCTCTCTACCCTCTACCCTCTACTCTCTACCCTCTACCCTCTACCCTCTACCCTCTACAGTCTTGATAAATATCTCATTCATGGAGGGCAGCACCTCGCGGAAGGCACGCAACTCACCTTGGGCGCTCAGGGAGGTGAGCAGTTCGGCGTTGCTTACGGTCGGCGACTTACGGATTCGGATCGCAGTACCGCCGCCTGAGGGCGCGGCGCTGATCAGGGTGTATCGCGTGGGGTCGGGTTGGAGGGTGATGGCGCCGACATATTCCACCTCGAAGAGGTGCTCCTTATATCGCTCCCGCACCTCGTGCACATTGCCCGAGAGCACCACCCGGGAGTGGTCGATGAGTGCGATCTCGTCGCAAACCTCCTCCACCGAGGCCATGTTGTGCGTAGAGAAAATCAGCGTC
The sequence above is drawn from the Tannerella serpentiformis genome and encodes:
- a CDS encoding agmatine deiminase family protein; translated protein: MNNQKEPKANSTPESDEENLPLVVLPAEWEPQSGIQLTWPHSGTDWEPMLDEISQCYARIVREIIRFEPVMIVTPSADIVHPYIEDLDQDRIHICEVRGTNDTWARDHGGITVTNNDKPAVFNFIFNGWGMKYPANYDNQIVSEMESGQAFAPGIKVFSPPFVLEGGSIESDGCGTVLTTASCIFSKNRNERLSKDTIMGIIKGIFDADRILILENGYLEGDDTDGHVDTLARFCDPETIAYVQCTDPDDSHFDELLAMERELLALRTAEGKPYRLISLPMAEPVFDEDGYQLPATYANFLILNGAVLVPAYGNDELDEQAREVLQTAFPDREIISVDCLPLIQQGGAIHCATMQYPAGVLNVYTDDDDAESDEYSPL
- a CDS encoding epoxyqueuosine reductase QueH; protein product: MKQKKSPFIVPDGADRVLLHACCAPCSSAILEWMLAHGLHPTLIFCNPNIFPLEEYTKRKAELQRHALRLGVPFTDADYDHAAWRQRVRGLEHEPERGARCQMCFAVRLETVARYAHEHDFPVFTTTLASSRWKSLEQITAAGEAAAARYPGLTFWAQNWRKGGLSDRRNALIKEYNFYNQNYCGCEFSIRPESQNPSSNEQSERTESQLNA
- a CDS encoding ABC transporter permease, giving the protein MSTLYPLPSTLYPLPSTLPLIIRREYLFRVRKKSFLLLTLLTPLLMIGMIFVPLWLASFRADDVRTVAVIDHTGRYAPLFTDTDGYRFVTTRTDDPFATLEVTDDLLRDSSAATLYSRQQIPADLSRLVNETLRQRMEHDKMAAYGIPNLEQIVRDSRVDYQIRTVKLNDDGSESTSSTQLAYIIGIVFTLAVYMFITLYGSMVMQGVSEEKTNRIVELMVSSVRPFDLMAGKIIGIGLVGLTQLLLWGVLTLVGVGAITALTGAAVTPTDTAAAPADVAQTAEWMAALSSFNLPLLLLSFAAYFVGGYLLYASLFAAIGSVIDHPEDAQQFMMPVMMVLIFALYAGIYSLDNPDGPLAFWCSLIPLTSPVVMMMRLPFDIPLWQPLLSIALLYATALGVVWLSGRIYRVGILLYGKKPNLKEIVKWIGYR
- a CDS encoding four helix bundle protein, giving the protein MAGKSFRELIVWERAMQLAVYAYRLTLLLPREEKFAIGDQMRRSAVSIPSNIAEGNARGPKEMVHFLQYAQGSRVELETQVEICYRVGYITEAHLRQHIELSTEVGRMISSMIKTLSKYY